One genomic window of Thermococcus indicus includes the following:
- the hisS gene encoding histidine--tRNA ligase, whose product MKVRLEKVKGTRDLLPEEMAKRRWVFERIREVFERYNFHEVLTPTFEYTELFKLRSGEEVVEQLYAFDDKGGRNLSLRPDMTSSVARLYVNGFQNAPKPVKWYYMANMFRYEEPQSGRFREFWQAGVELLGSDKVEADAEVIALFVESYLATGLEDFTVNIGDRVLLDEFAKMLGVEDDIGLMRLIDKKDKMSREDFAGALREFGLDDGSVEKVLALVEIKGKPEEVLPRAEELFTSEKAREEIKRLYELVDLLDAYGVSKWIRIDLGIARGFDYYTSIVFEAIAPNDLGIGSIGGGGRYDNLISVFGGKPTPATGFAIGIERLIPILEWKGLIPEPKLRPDVYVVPIGKDVELRRAAVEITSALRAAGVKTDCELTGRKLRKALDYAGKLEVPYVVLVGKKDLAEGKVTVRDMESGEQITVSKEKVVGEVLGLLGL is encoded by the coding sequence ATGAAGGTAAGGCTTGAAAAGGTTAAGGGAACGCGAGATTTGCTCCCGGAGGAGATGGCGAAGAGGAGATGGGTTTTCGAGAGAATCCGCGAGGTCTTCGAGCGGTATAACTTTCACGAGGTTCTCACGCCCACCTTTGAGTACACCGAGCTCTTCAAGCTGAGGAGCGGTGAGGAGGTGGTCGAGCAGCTCTACGCCTTCGACGACAAGGGCGGGCGGAACCTCTCGCTCCGGCCGGACATGACGTCCAGCGTCGCGAGGCTCTACGTCAACGGCTTCCAGAACGCCCCGAAGCCCGTTAAATGGTACTACATGGCCAACATGTTCCGCTATGAGGAACCCCAGAGCGGCCGCTTTAGGGAGTTCTGGCAGGCGGGGGTAGAGCTCCTCGGAAGCGATAAAGTTGAGGCGGATGCGGAGGTCATAGCGCTTTTCGTTGAGAGCTACCTGGCGACCGGGCTCGAGGACTTCACCGTGAACATAGGCGACCGCGTTCTCCTCGACGAGTTCGCCAAGATGCTCGGCGTTGAAGATGACATAGGCCTGATGAGGCTCATAGACAAGAAGGACAAGATGAGCCGGGAGGACTTCGCCGGCGCCCTGAGGGAGTTCGGGCTGGACGATGGGAGCGTTGAGAAGGTCCTGGCGCTCGTCGAGATTAAAGGGAAGCCAGAGGAGGTTCTTCCGAGGGCGGAAGAGCTCTTCACGAGCGAGAAAGCTAGGGAGGAAATCAAGCGCCTCTACGAGCTGGTCGATTTGCTCGACGCCTACGGCGTCTCGAAGTGGATAAGGATAGACCTCGGCATAGCGAGGGGCTTCGACTACTACACGAGCATTGTCTTCGAGGCAATAGCACCGAACGACCTCGGCATAGGCTCGATAGGCGGCGGCGGCCGCTACGACAACCTTATCTCCGTCTTCGGCGGAAAGCCAACTCCGGCGACGGGCTTTGCCATTGGAATCGAGCGCCTCATCCCGATACTCGAGTGGAAGGGGCTCATCCCGGAGCCGAAGCTCAGACCCGACGTCTACGTCGTGCCCATAGGGAAGGACGTCGAGCTGAGGCGGGCCGCCGTTGAGATAACGAGCGCCCTGAGGGCCGCGGGCGTCAAAACCGACTGCGAGCTAACTGGAAGGAAGCTCAGGAAGGCACTAGATTACGCCGGAAAGCTCGAGGTTCCGTACGTCGTCCTCGTTGGGAAGAAGGACCTGGCGGAAGGAAAGGTCACGGTAAGGGACATGGAGAGCGGCGAGCAGATAACGGTCTCAAAGGAGAAGGTTGTGGGGGAGGTTCTGGGCCTTTTGGGCCTTTGA